In a single window of the Scyliorhinus canicula chromosome 1, sScyCan1.1, whole genome shotgun sequence genome:
- the gnb1l gene encoding guanine nucleotide-binding protein subunit beta-like protein 1, protein MALQPPDPKFVLRGTGASVNTLHFCCRDQEGCDPILFSGSANGLIHIWNLKTHRADKVLESHSGQSVLWIQTLQGRDFLISQGRDAAVCTWDLSGGRTGVIDHIPLDSYGFCQCSLMQKGVDHYLLAAPGSTLSEVKIFDLPKKTPVWILKPPADAKLGMPMCLKLWQPLSCSRALLLVGYEDGSVTLWDPSEKKMLSRLACHGEPIMCLDFDPEKVKGISGSSENVLSSWRLDKQQNLKLQQTMPLVNAGIADTCIRQDKKILATAGWDHRVRVFGWKKLKPLAVLPYHTASIHCVTFSDHVVSSERLMAAGSKDQRISLWSLYNEP, encoded by the exons ATGGCCCTGCAACCACCCGATCCAAAGTTTGTGCTTCGAGGGACTGGGGCTTCAGTAAATACTCTGCATTTCTGCTGCAGAGATCAGGAGGGCTGCGATCCTATACTCTTCTCGGG TTCAGCCAATGGACTAATACACATCTGGAACTTAAAGACACACAGGGCAGATAAAGTGCTCGAAAGCCACAGCGGACAGTCTGTTTTATGGATACAAACGTTGCAAGGGAGAGATTTTCTCATCAG CCAGGGTCGGGATGCAGCTGTCTGCACATGGGACCTATCCGGAGGGCGCACTGGAGTGATTGACCACATTCCTTTGGATAGCTATGGATTCTGTCAGTGTTCACTAATGCAAAAAGGTGTTGACCATTACCTTTTAGCGGCACCGGGCAGCACCCTGTCGGAG GTGAAGATTTTCGACCTACCTAAGAAGACGCCAGTCTGGATCCTAAAGCCGCCAGCAGATGCTAAACTGGGCATGCCTATGTGTCTGAAATTATGGCAG CCTCTTTCCTGTTCTCGGGCGTTATTATTGGTTGGATACGAGGATGGGTCTGTGACCCTCTGGGACCCATCGGAAAAGAAAATGTTGAGCCGTCTCGCCTGCCACGGTGAACCAATCATGTGCCTTGACTTTGACCCAGAGAAGGTCAAGGGTATCTCCGGCTCCTCAGAGAATGTTCTCAGCTCCTGGCGACTTGACAAGCAACAGAACCTTAAG TTGCAGCAAACGATGCCACTAGTAAATGCTGGGATAGCTGACACCTGCATCCGCCAAGACAAGAAGATATTAGCCACAGCTGGTTGGGATCATCGGGTCCGAGTCTTTGGCTGGAAGAAGCTGAAACCCCTGGCAGTTCTACCGTACCACACAGCAAGCATCCACTGCGTCACATTCTCAGATCATGTTGTTTCAAGTGAAAGGCTTATGGCCGCAGGATCTAAAGACCAGCGCATCAGTTTATGGTCTCTCTACAACGAGCCATGA